In the Flavobacterium sp. 90 genome, TACACCATAATACTGTTGTACAATTTGTCAGGGCTTATTCCGTAATAAATATTATAACCAATTGCATCAGCTTGTCTTTTCCATGTAATCATTGCATTTCGGGAGTCTTTTGCATTTCGATCTACTTTAAAATTCGAAACTGGTTTTGGTTTTTCTGATAAACCATTTCCAAAAACTCTAAAATCTGAAATCGCAAATAATCCCGAAGCATTATGAATATTCACCATCTTGATATAACGCGCTTTTATTGCTTTGGTTAATTCAACATAATCATGAGGAACATCTTTTGCATTTTGAGATTTGTCGACAACCAATGTCCAATTTTCAGCATCATCAGACATGAATATTTTATATTGATAATAAATATCCATTGCTTTATTGTATTGCGTTGCTTTATGATCTGCATAATTAATCTGCAGGGCATTTATTTGCATTTGTCGGCCTAAATCAAGTTGAAGCCATTCACCCGGTTTATCTGTTTTTGCAGACCAATAAGTCTGAATATTTTCATCGGTTAGATTATTAGCTCCGTAACAAAATTTCTCATAGACTTTTTTACCGCCATTATCCATTCTGTGGGTTTCTACTTCCATGCATTCTTCTGATGAAGAAACGATTACTGGCTTTTTGTACGAAAGCAACATCCATCCTGAAGCAGCTCCTTTTTCCTGATTACGTCCAGAAGTTGGAAGCACAATCGGAAAATCTCCATAAGAAGTTATAGAATACATCACATCGTCTTTATCAAATCCCGCAGGAAACATATCGATACGACGTTCAAAACGGTCTTTTATAGAAATTTTACAGGTTCCAGTATTCCAGTAATTTCCGTAATTATCTGCAAAGGTGTTTCCGTGTCCGGCACCAATTACAAATCCTCCGGGTTTATAAGACATTGGATTATGTTTTTGATATGTAAATGGCCCAAGAGGATTATCTCCCACATGAACACCATTTGCATAACCTTTAAATTCAGTTGCCGGAGCTCCGTATTGCATATAATATTTTCCGTTGTGTTTGGTCATCCACGCTCCTTCAATAAAATTTCCCCAAGGCGCTGGTTCCATATCATTATTTGGTCCAAAACGCTCCCAACCGTGATTTGCAGGATCTAAAATAGCCACTTCTTTTACCTGACCGTAAACTTTTTGAATATCTTCAACTTCAGTTGCTTTATATAATTCTGCATAATCTGCTTGATTTCCTTTTGGTAACCATGTATTATAATCAACTTCTACACCAACAAGCGGCAATTTCCCACTTGATCCGTAGTACATATATACTTTTTTATCATCATCCTGAAAAATCGCAGGATCCCAAGTTGGCAACATTGCTTTGTCTACGTGGCGTGTCCATCTTCCAGATTTTGGGTCAGCAGTTTTCCAGATTGGATGATCTCTTTTCCACGTTGAACCAACATAAAATAAAGTATCATTTACAACCCACGCAGCCGGAGCACATTGATCATCGTCACCCGGTTGTCTTTGAAAACTTCCGTAAACGAAATTCCAGTCTGACATATCTTTACTCCAGAAAAAACCTGCCTGATTGGTCGCAAATAAATAATATTCGCCTTTATAAGTAATAATTACTGGATCTGCGCTCGAACGGCGCGATTCAGGAATTCCATTATGATTATGGGTTGTATAATTGTATCCAATATTAATTGGATTACAATATGTTGTTGCGGGTTTGTTTGGGTCAAACCATTCTGTTTTACCGGGAATGGTATTCTGTGCCAAAATATTAGTATTAAAACCAATAATTATCAGCAAAATGGGCACTAAATATAGTTTTTTCATGATCTTGTTTTTTTGTAAAAAGAGGTTAATTCTTTTTATTTAATCTTTCATTGAGTAATTCCGGTTCATTGGTTGTGATGAAATCAAAATTATTTCCGATAATCCAATCCATAACCTCAGCATCATTTACCGTCCAGACATTTAGCGTAATCTTATTATCTTTTGCTTCTTTTATCCATTCCGGATGCTTTTGAAAAACAGAATAATGGTAATCAATTCCAGAAATATTATCTTTTTTGACTTCGGCAGGGGATTTATTTCCTTCGAGATATTGCAATCCGGCTTTTGGATCTAATTGCTGAATTTGCTTCAGAATTTCGTAGTCAAAACTTATATAACACGTTATTTTATCTGCTTTCAGTTTTTTGATTGTTTCAACTGTTTTTATGGCAGTTACTTTTCCTCTTTCTTTGCTTATTTCCGAAGGTTTTACTTCACAGACTAAAAGCGTTTTTTTATTGTTTCTTTTACCTTCTTTTATGTACTCGTATAAAGTTGGCAACTTCTCTCCGTTTGAAAGTTTAGACTTTATTAG is a window encoding:
- a CDS encoding discoidin domain-containing protein, with amino-acid sequence MKKLYLVPILLIIIGFNTNILAQNTIPGKTEWFDPNKPATTYCNPINIGYNYTTHNHNGIPESRRSSADPVIITYKGEYYLFATNQAGFFWSKDMSDWNFVYGSFQRQPGDDDQCAPAAWVVNDTLFYVGSTWKRDHPIWKTADPKSGRWTRHVDKAMLPTWDPAIFQDDDKKVYMYYGSSGKLPLVGVEVDYNTWLPKGNQADYAELYKATEVEDIQKVYGQVKEVAILDPANHGWERFGPNNDMEPAPWGNFIEGAWMTKHNGKYYMQYGAPATEFKGYANGVHVGDNPLGPFTYQKHNPMSYKPGGFVIGAGHGNTFADNYGNYWNTGTCKISIKDRFERRIDMFPAGFDKDDVMYSITSYGDFPIVLPTSGRNQEKGAASGWMLLSYKKPVIVSSSEECMEVETHRMDNGGKKVYEKFCYGANNLTDENIQTYWSAKTDKPGEWLQLDLGRQMQINALQINYADHKATQYNKAMDIYYQYKIFMSDDAENWTLVVDKSQNAKDVPHDYVELTKAIKARYIKMVNIHNASGLFAISDFRVFGNGLSEKPKPVSNFKVDRNAKDSRNAMITWKRQADAIGYNIYYGISPDKLYNSIMVYDESSYDFRGLDKGTKYYFTIEAFNENGIGEKNKLKEVK
- a CDS encoding glycerophosphodiester phosphodiesterase family protein → MNKSKISVRLFLMSMMVVFSSCNVSKNAVVAHRGAWKKDNSPENSIASLRHAIDLKLAGSEFDVWRTADDSLVINHDAHYNKLLIEETNYADLIKSKLSNGEKLPTLYEYIKEGKRNNKKTLLVCEVKPSEISKERGKVTAIKTVETIKKLKADKITCYISFDYEILKQIQQLDPKAGLQYLEGNKSPAEVKKDNISGIDYHYSVFQKHPEWIKEAKDNKITLNVWTVNDAEVMDWIIGNNFDFITTNEPELLNERLNKKN